The sequence CATCTAGGAGGGAAGTCCCCCGGAAAGCGTGGAAGCCGCGCCAGTGCTTGTTCCTGTGGCGCCTTTGCTTTATAAACCGGCTAGGCTGCCGATAAGCGGACAGTTGGTTTGTTTCCCCTACACGCAATCCCGGAGGACATCCTTCCATGGCAGAGGCCAAGAAACCGGCGCCGCAGGCGGAGGCCAGCAGCGACGCGAAGAAGTCGAAGAAAAATGTCGTGCTCTACGTCGTCATCGGCTTGCTGGTCCTGGTGATCGTGGTCGGCGGGGGCTTCGCCACCTGGCTGTTCCTGACCATCTCGGCCAACCAGAGCTACGGCGATGCGCCGCAGGAACACGTGGCGGAAGGGCACGACGAAGACAAGGGCAGCAAGAAGAAGGAAAAGAAGAAGGAGAAGGAATCTGCGCCGCCGGTATTCGACAAGCTCGATACCTACACGGTGAATCTCGCGGGCGGCACGGTGCTGCAGACCGAGATCCACGTGCAGGTGGCCAACGAGGCGCAGAAAGAGGTGGTGAAGAGCTACCTGCC is a genomic window of Chitinimonas koreensis containing:
- a CDS encoding flagellar basal body-associated FliL family protein, which encodes MAEAKKPAPQAEASSDAKKSKKNVVLYVVIGLLVLVIVVGGGFATWLFLTISANQSYGDAPQEHVAEGHDEDKGSKKKEKKKEKESAPPVFDKLDTYTVNLAGGTVLQTEIHVQVANEAQKEVVKSYLPRISSQINLLLSSRKPEDIATLEGKVKLMDDIKQAINKVLGAKDDEEGVMSVEFKTFIVQ